From the genome of Solanum lycopersicum chromosome 12, SLM_r2.1:
GAACATAGtgaaacgaatgataccaaaggtgttaggataggataatcaagaggtgagttagattcaagtaatgacattaggtcattcttggtcattgcacaatgaacccgatgaaagtcttaaattacatcctaggtatagctggtgtttatattagcccatgaatgaaatgaaatgaagtacgtatgaattaatgaaacaaactctgtgttttctaaagcAGATTCCCTAGtagaggtcccatatgttgagccctaatttttgggaagtcttaatataaagtccatgattccaatgtctcatggcatacgaatgaataatatgaacaacgttatgtgatatatgaattaggatatgtgctatgtgtccGCTGTTGTGTGctgtgtgcaaaatgttaagtatgatgatgcatgttactctcatggcataactttctaCAATCATGTTCttaggaaagagatattcttactcatacatgtccttggtgtgtgattgcatatacccatacttagtacaagtgtttactaaccctatacaactctacaaCTTTAGGTGCATGCATAGGTGGACGCTACAGCTACAGGATCGACGCTGCAGCTATCCAGATGTCGCACATTCATCCGGACTTAGTAGtacctcatgctttcgaggacgcTTGCCCATGTACCTTCTAACTTAGTTTTAGGATTGAGcaagtggagtatgttccactagcgttttatttcccattttgttcaaacattgtattggtgctactttggcaagtacatctttatcgttataataaactgttccttttatttgatgatcttaatgttagatggttgatggtgaacaattacgtatgtagtagaatgtttagtaagtatattaagaaacaaaaagtttcaaattttatgttaaaattaacctagatgaagtaagaatgacataaGTAGGCTTTTCTACGATCTCTGAGAGATCAAAGAAGCTGGTTTCGTCTcgggtctagattccagtcaTGACAAATAATAGCCCCTGGGGTGCCAAATCgggaaaatatattctttttcaagaacgtgGTGACACTCTTCCTTTCATTATTTGCGAGTGCGATAACTTCCACCAATTTAGACACACAATCAACCGCTACTAGAATGTAATTCATCCCaagagaactcacaaaaggggccataaagtcaataccccacacatcaaatatctcaataacaagaatgggatttaaagggagctcttgctttgtCGATATGCcaccatctctttggcatctatcacattCCTTAgcgaactcatgagcatcttggtggataGTTGGACAATGGCACATTGTAAGATCTTGTGATCAGTCTGAATACCACTATTATGTCCACCTATAGGTGAAGAACATGgctccaaaacactcaacatctcaacttctgGCACACAACACCGAATAAGCCCATAGG
Proteins encoded in this window:
- the LOC138340277 gene encoding uncharacterized protein, yielding MCHCPTIHQDAHEFAKECDRCQRDGGISTKQELPLNPILVIEIFDVWGIDFMAPFVSSLGMNYILVAVDCVSKLVEVIALANNERKSVTTFLKKNIFSRFGTPGAIICHDWNLDPRRNQLL